In Paludibaculum fermentans, the genomic stretch CTGCCAGTCGGGACTGGCGGCGACGTTGGCCACTCCGATCAGGGCCCGCAGCAGGTCGAGGGGGTCGAGGTCTTCCCGGATGTCGCCACTGGCGATCGCGCGCTGGACCAGGGCCCGGATCGCGTCCCAGATCTGAACGTGCGAAGACTCGAAGACCTTGGAAGCGCCGCCTAGCAGCGTGTTCAAGACCGGCGCGATGAGCTTCTTCGCCGCGATGTACTCCACAAACAACTTCATCCAGGCCCGCAAGGCCTCAATCGGCGGCATCGACTCGGCGAATTTGCGCTCGGCCGCGGCGAGCTTCGCCACTTCCGTCCGATAGACCGCTTCGATCAACGCCTCGCGCGTCGGGAAGTGGCGGTACAACGTGCCGGCACCCACTTCGGACTGCTTGGCGATCTCGTCCAGGCTCGCTTCCGCGCCAAACCGCGTGAACGCCTCCTTGGCTACCTGCAGAATGCGGTCGCGATTCCGCTCCGCATCGGCGCGCGGTTTTCTGGAGGCGGGTTGAACACGCTTGGTGGCCACTGGAATTTACTTGCAACCGGAGACTGTCTCCGGTAATCTACGAATGCGGAGACAATCTCCGTTTTAGCAGATTGCCGTAGCCTGGTCAATCCAGAAAGGGCCATAAGCATGCGTGTTTTTGTTACGGGCGCCACGGGCTTCGTGGGCTTCGCTGTTACACAGGAATTGCTGGGCGCGGGCCAGGAGGTGCTGGGCCTTGCCCGTTCGGAAGAGGGCGCGAATGCCCTGACCGCCATCGGCGCGCAGGTTCATCGCGGCGACCTCGAAGACCTCGAAAGCCTGCGGAGTGGGGCCGCGCTGGCGGACGGCGTGATCCACTGCGCCTTCAATCACGACTTCTCGAAGTTCGCGGCCAATTGCGAGCTGGACCGGCAGGCCATTGAGGCCCTGGGTTCCGCGCTCGCCAGTTCGGAGCGGCCGTTGGTCGTGACGGGCGGGATCGGGTTGATTGCGCCCGGACGTTCGGCCACGGAAGAAGACCGGCCGCCCGCCGAGGGCAGCCGAGGGTATCCGCGGATGTCGGAACAGACGGCGGACCTGCTGGCTGGCGGCGGCGTGCGCACGGCGGTGATGAGATTGCCGCAGGTCCACGATCCCGTCAAGCAGGGCTTTGTCACGTATCTCGTCGCCGTGGCGCGCGAAAAGGGCGTCTCCGCGTATGTCGGCGAGGGACACAACCGCTGGGCGGCCGTGCACCGGTTGGACGCGGCGCGGCTGTACCGCTTGGCCTTGGAGAAGGCGGCGGCCGGCCACGACAGCGCGGTCGCGCGGTATCACGCGGTCGGCGAGGAGGGGGTGCCGGCGAAAGAGATCGCGGAAGCCATTGGGCGAGGTTTGCAGATTCCGGTTGTCTCTGTCGCCCCGGAGCAGGCGGTGGAGCACTTTGGGTTTCTCGGCAACTTCGCGGGTCTCGACATGCCGGCGACTAGCGACCTGACCCAGCAGCGCCTGGGCTGGCAGCCGGAGGGGCCGGGGTTGATTGCCGACCTGGACGAGATGTTCCGAACGGCGTGAAGGAAAGGGAGAGCAGAATGCCCGACAGACCAGGAAACGATAAGGAAGTCGCGCTGATCACCGGAGCCAACCAGGGCATCGGTCTTCAGATCGCGAAAGAGCTCGCGGCGCGTGGCCTCACGGTGCTGGTGGGGTCGAGGAATCTGGAACGCGGCCTGGCGGCGGCGGAAACGATCGACGG encodes the following:
- a CDS encoding TetR/AcrR family transcriptional regulator, which encodes MATKRVQPASRKPRADAERNRDRILQVAKEAFTRFGAEASLDEIAKQSEVGAGTLYRHFPTREALIEAVYRTEVAKLAAAERKFAESMPPIEALRAWMKLFVEYIAAKKLIAPVLNTLLGGASKVFESSHVQIWDAIRALVQRAIASGDIREDLDPLDLLRALIGVANVAASPDWQQSAQRLVDILITGSRPTK
- a CDS encoding SDR family oxidoreductase, with translation MRVFVTGATGFVGFAVTQELLGAGQEVLGLARSEEGANALTAIGAQVHRGDLEDLESLRSGAALADGVIHCAFNHDFSKFAANCELDRQAIEALGSALASSERPLVVTGGIGLIAPGRSATEEDRPPAEGSRGYPRMSEQTADLLAGGGVRTAVMRLPQVHDPVKQGFVTYLVAVAREKGVSAYVGEGHNRWAAVHRLDAARLYRLALEKAAAGHDSAVARYHAVGEEGVPAKEIAEAIGRGLQIPVVSVAPEQAVEHFGFLGNFAGLDMPATSDLTQQRLGWQPEGPGLIADLDEMFRTA